A region from the Lolium perenne isolate Kyuss_39 chromosome 4, Kyuss_2.0, whole genome shotgun sequence genome encodes:
- the LOC127296013 gene encoding receptor-like cytoplasmic kinase 176, which produces MKQPVLAKNYRRPNLVPRGWTGRYCCCSFLMGNCAGVQGNAEINPSFSAPNSTGNNSKSSSSNATDSSSSTFGSKGSFSVPPTPRTEKEILQSTNLRKFTYSELKGSTRNFRLDSLLGEGGFGSVFKGWMDERTFTPVKPGTGMIVAVKKLKLDSFQGHKEWLAEVNYLGQLSHPNLVKLIGYCLEDEQRLLVYEFMPRGSLEHHLFRRSQHFQPLSWNLRMKVALEAARGLAFLHSDEAKVIYRDFKTSNVLLDSEYNAKLSDFGLAKDGPSGDKSHVSTRVMGTQGYAAPEYLATGHLTAKSDVYTYGVVLLELLTGQRALDKNRPPGQHNLVEWARPYINSKRRVIHVLDQRLGSQYSLPAAQKAAALAMQCLSMDARCRPDMDQVVTVLGKLQEVKRTRK; this is translated from the exons ATGAAGCAACCAGTTCTAGCTAAAAACTATCGAAGACCAAATCTTGTGCCTCGGGGTTGGACTGGCCGGTATTGTTGTTGCTCCTTCCTGATGGGGAACTGCGCCGGCGTGCAGGGGAACGCCGAGATCAACCCCTCCTTCAGTGCCCCCAACTCCACAG GTAACAACTCcaagagcagcagcagcaatgcGACCGATTCCAGCAGCAGCACCTTCGGTTCCAAGGGTTCCTTCTCGGTGCCGCCGACTCCTCGCACCGAGAAGGAGATCTTGCAGTCGACCAATCTCCGCAAGTTCACCTACAGCGAGCTCAAAGGTTCCACCAGGAACTTCCGGCTGGACAGCCTGCTGGGGGAGGGGGGATTCGGCTCCGTGTTCAAGGGGTGGATGGACGAGCGAACCTTCACACCCGTCAAGCCCGGCACCGGGATGATCGTCGCCGTCAAGAAGCTCAAGCTGGACAGCTTCCAGGGGCACAAGGAATGGCTG GCTGAGGTCAATTACCTGGGGCAGCTATCACACCCCAACCTCGTGAAGCTCATCGGGTACTGCTTGGAGGACGAACAGCGGCTTCTAGTCTACGAGTTCATGCCCAGGGGCAGCTTGGAGCACCACCTTTTCAGGA ggtctcaacatttccagccCCTCTCATGGAATTTACGGATGAAGGTTGCTCTTGAGGCCGCCAGGGGACTTGCTTTCCTGCACAGCGATGAAGCTAAAGTTATATACCGTGATTTCAAGACCTCCAATGTCCTTCTTGACTCG GAATATAATGCAAAACTCTCAGATTTTGGCTTGGCGAAAGATGGCCCGAGTGGTGACAAAAGTCATGTTTCTACTAgggtcatgggcactcaaggataTGCTGCCCCAGAATATCTCGCGACAG GCCATTTGACCGCGAAGAGCGACGTATACACCTATGGTGTTGTTCTTCTGGAGTTGCTGACCGGTCAGCGTGCACTGGATAAGAACCGCCCGCCTGGACAGCACAATCTGGTGGAGTGGGCAAGACCTTACATCAACAGCAAGAGGAGGGTCATCCATGTCCTGGACCAGCGTCTGGGATCACAATACTCGCTTCCCGCAGCACAGAAGGCCGCGGCGCTTGCGATGCAATGCTTGTCGATGGACGCGCGGTGCAGGCCGGACATGGACCAGGTCGTGACCGTGCTGGGAAAGCTCCAGGAGGTGAAGAGAACACGCAAGTAA
- the LOC127347782 gene encoding uncharacterized protein has translation MRRHGQGQYGDADNYPMTSAQLHHYQPQQRVQQLPDTSYPGRDPGQAAGDNQYTAQKPRQSQWDKGGPTNQISPYAYNEGQGAEGTRSFYDGQKSDMKVGLEKQPRKELRDQPRTDKIEARHQDHNLPSTFEGLEQNFREDIVVLSKELHDAEDAENTRHRERLNEINVQYHEKLLALRARQTAYREEFLRKESLERQQQYQKASMSNYANNAVPREPRGYLPTATATPPPSAAAPAGGAYGEAHRSYASGRYESFGERADYPEFHAGSQGRGHGFEQRGEYPGGRAYNSGGRRF, from the exons ATGAGGCGACATGGACAGGGGCAATACGGTGATGCAGACAACTATCCCATGACGTCTGCCCAGTTGCATCACTACCAGCCACAGCAAAGGGTTCAACAGCTCCCTGATACTAGTTACCCTGGAAGAGATCCTGGGCAAGCTGCTGGGGACAACCAGTATACCGCCCAGAAGCCGAGACAGAGCCAATGGGATAAAGGTGGACCGACGAATCAGATTTCACCGTATGCATATAATGAGG GTCAAGGTGCTGAGGGTACACGATCCTTTTACGATGGACAAAAATCTGATATGAAGGTTGGTCTAGAAAAGCAACCAAGAAAGGAATTGAGGGACCAGCCTCGTACTGATAAGATTGAAGCAAGGCATCAAGATCATAATCTTCCTAGCACATTTGAAGGTCTAGAGCAGAATTTTCGTGAAGACATCGTGGTCCTATCCAAGGAACTACATGATGCAGAGGATGCTGAAAATACTAGGCACAGGGAG AGATTGAACGAGATAAATGTACAGTACCATGAGAAACTCTTGGCACTTCGAGCTCGTCAAACAGCCTATCGAGAAGAATTCCTGCGCAAAGAGTCTCTGGAACGCCAACAGCAATACCAAAAGGCCAGCATGAGCAACTATGCAAATAATGCTGTGCCTAGGGAACCACGTGGCTATCTTCCAACAGCTACAGCCACGCCTCCACCttctgctgctgctcctgctggAGGTGCTTATGGAGAGGCTCACCGGAGTTATGCATCTGGCCGGTACGAATCCTTCGGGGAGCGGGCAGATTACCCTGAGTTCCATGCCGGGAGCCAAGGTCGAGGTCATGGCTTTGAGCAGCGTGGTGAATATCCTGGCGGTCGTGCTTATAATTCTGGTGGCCGCAGATTCTAG